A genomic stretch from Desulfotomaculum sp. includes:
- a CDS encoding ferrous iron transport protein A: MERLIPLHRLIPGTCGKVSQLTANGNTRRRMLDLGLICGTRVEALQKSPSGDTVAYKIRGAVIALRSEEASQIIVELL, from the coding sequence ATGGAAAGATTGATTCCGTTACATCGTCTAATACCTGGTACTTGCGGAAAAGTCAGTCAATTGACCGCAAATGGCAATACGAGAAGGAGAATGCTTGATTTAGGATTGATTTGCGGTACACGGGTTGAAGCTTTGCAAAAGAGTCCTTCGGGCGACACGGTGGCTTATAAAATTCGCGGAGCTGTTATCGCCCTTCGTTCTGAAGAGGCGTCCCAAATAATCGTGGAATTGCTTTAG